The following nucleotide sequence is from Rubrobacter radiotolerans DSM 5868.
CTGCCCGACGTCGGTGACGAGCCGCACGTCCTCACCGGCCGTTGCCTTTATCGCCTCCATGATCCGGATCGGCCCGTACTCGTCCTTTGCGCCCTCGACGCGCGCCCGCTCGGGCCGCTGGCTCTCCTCGATCTCCGCCCGCCACTCTGCAAGCTCGTCCCGCGCGTCTTCGAGGTGGCGCAGGATGCCCCGGAGCGCGGACTTCGCGTCGGCCGGGATGCCGACCGTCGGGCGCTTGACCTTCCCGAGCTCCGAAGGGTCGATGTCTATGTGGACGATCTTCGCGTTCGGCGCCCACTTCTCGGCGTTGCCCGTGATCCTGTCGTCGAAGCGCATCCCGACGCCGAAGACGAGGTCGGCCTTGTCTACTGCGCGGTTCACGCTCGCCTGTCCGTGCATGCCGGGCCAGCCGATGTAGAGCGGGTGGTCCTCCGGGACCGCCGAGAGCCCGAGGAGCGTCGTCACTATAGGCGCTCCGACTCTTTCGGCGACGAGCATGAGCTCTCGCTCCGCGCCGGAGAGGGTGACGCCGTGCCCGGCGATAATGACCGGTCGCTTCGCCTTTTTGAGGAGCATCGCCGCCGCAGCGACCGCCGGGGACTCGGCCTGACCCTCGACGGCCCTCAGGCGCCGGTAGGTGTCGTGCTTGCAGGCGGCGAGCTGCACGTCCTTCGGGACGTCCACGAGCACGGGACCGGGGCGTCCGGAGCGGGCGATCTCAAAGGCCCGGCGCATCGTCTCGTAGAGCTCGTCCGGGTCCTCGACAAGGAACGAGTGCTTGGTGAACGGCATCGCCATCGCCATCACGTCGGTCTCCTGAAAGGAGTCCTTGCCCATCACGGGGCGGCCGACCTGCCCGGTAAGCGCCACGAGCGGCACCGAGTCGGTCTTCGCGGTCGCAAGCCCGGTAACGAGGTTCGTCGCCCCGGGACCGCTCGTCGCGACGCACACCCCGACGCGCCCCGTCGCCCGGGCATATCCGTCGGCGGCGTGCGCGGCGGCCTGCTCGTGGCGGGTCAGGACGTGCCTGAGAGGGTAGTCCGGAAGGGCGTCGTAGAACGGCATGATCGTCCCGCCCGGGTAGCCGAAGATGTAGTCGACGCCCTCGTCGAGCAGGGCCTCGCAGATCGCCTCGCTCCCGAGCCGGGGTTTGTACTCGATGCCCGGCGAGGTGTAGGAGGCGTCGAAGGCGTTCGCGGTGCTGCCGGAGGTGTTATCCACGTTGTGTCCCATCTTCTCAGTCTGTCTGGTTAGCTGTATGCCCCGCGCCCGAAGACGGTTCGTGCCCGTCCTGCCTGGCTACGTTTAGGCGGACCGGATGGCGCCGTCCCGGTCCGCCCCGGTAATTACTAGTCGAGCTAGCGGTAGGGCAGCGGGTACGGCGAGCGTGGATACTCGCGGGTGAATGGGGGGAGTCAGAAAGTAGCCGACCCAGCGGTTGGCGTCGGCCGAGGTGCTTGCGTTGTCGGAAGCTCCACTCAAGGGTCTTCTCGTCCCCATCTGGCTCGCTTGCAGTGCCCCGAAGGGTAAACGGGCGGTTGATGCCTGTCAAGCGAATCCGGCGGGTTTTACGGCCCGGTGTATGTTTCGGGCACCTAGATGGGCTCGTTCCGGTTGGCCGGAGGTACTATTCTGGCCTGGAATGGAGCCCGGAGAGGTGTGCCTCTCCGGACTCCGAGCGGTCCCTGACTTTACCTGAGAGCTTTTCGGACAAGAAGCCCGCCCGCGAGGAGTAGTGCTCCGGATGCGACCAGCGTGGCGGATGAACCTCCCGTATCTGGCAAGAGACCCGAGGGAGCGGCCGCTTGGGCAACGCTGCCGGGTTGTGGAGAAACGTCGGTGCTCACTTCGCCACCAGGGGCTAGTGCAGAGGAGCCGACAGGATCATTTCCACCTTCATGCGATTCGTCGAACTGCGGATAGACTTCGGAGACCGTTGTAGACGGCTCGGAGGCTCCGCTCCCAGCCTGCTCTACCGGTTCTGTCTGCGGAGCCTCGGCGGGCGGCGGGTTGTTTGAGTACTGATCTCCCGAGGG
It contains:
- the ilvB gene encoding biosynthetic-type acetolactate synthase large subunit codes for the protein MDNTSGSTANAFDASYTSPGIEYKPRLGSEAICEALLDEGVDYIFGYPGGTIMPFYDALPDYPLRHVLTRHEQAAAHAADGYARATGRVGVCVATSGPGATNLVTGLATAKTDSVPLVALTGQVGRPVMGKDSFQETDVMAMAMPFTKHSFLVEDPDELYETMRRAFEIARSGRPGPVLVDVPKDVQLAACKHDTYRRLRAVEGQAESPAVAAAAMLLKKAKRPVIIAGHGVTLSGAERELMLVAERVGAPIVTTLLGLSAVPEDHPLYIGWPGMHGQASVNRAVDKADLVFGVGMRFDDRITGNAEKWAPNAKIVHIDIDPSELGKVKRPTVGIPADAKSALRGILRHLEDARDELAEWRAEIEESQRPERARVEGAKDEYGPIRIMEAIKATAGEDVRLVTDVGQHQMWAAQFFRFTKRNSHITSGGHGTMGFALPAAMGVALAYPDEPVWVVAGDGGFQMNIQEFATIRDLGLNIKVAILNNGYLGMVRQWQQFFHNRRYSETPMTGPDYEQFAKAYGVAGRTVHPGDDVEEAVKWAQSQEGLTVVDFHIDPEANVYPMIPSGMSINEIIEEHSV
- a CDS encoding LPXTG cell wall anchor domain-containing protein, giving the protein MTKVATLCLLAALSLALASTAAFAQDLDTPYCAIPEGCDLDGDGVAETPAGAIAPSGDQYSNNPPPAEAPQTEPVEQAGSGASEPSTTVSEVYPQFDESHEGGNDPVGSSALAPGGEVSTDVSPQPGSVAQAAAPSGLLPDTGGSSATLVASGALLLAGGLLVRKALR